In the Passer domesticus isolate bPasDom1 chromosome 4, bPasDom1.hap1, whole genome shotgun sequence genome, one interval contains:
- the KIAA0232 gene encoding uncharacterized protein KIAA0232 homolog isoform X2, producing MRPICTVVVDGLPSESSSSSYPGPVSVSEMSLLHALGPVQTWLGQELEKCGIDAMIYTRYVLSLLLHDSYDYDLQEQENDIFLGWEKGAYKKWGKSKKKCSDLTLEEMKKQAAVQCLRSASDESSGIETLVEELCSKLKDLQSKQEEKIHKKLEGSLTPETDLSPTAKDQVEMYYEAFPPLSEKPVCLQEIMTVWNKSKVCSYSSSSSSSTVPPTSTDTSSPKDCNSESEVTKDRSNKVSATVQERTQQKKSKNEKENKFSNSTVEEKPVLYKKQVRHKSEGKMRPRSWSSGSSEAGSSSSGNQGEYKASMKCIKVRHKTREVRSKKGRNGQSRLSMKSGEKVDRKVHSGSSSSSSSGSIKQLCKRGKRPLKEIGRKEAGGSDGKDLYLDSRNEKEYKEEPLWYTEPITEYFVPLSRKSKLETTYRNREDICGVTSEAVEELSESVHGLCISNNNTHKTYLAAGTFIDGHFVEMPAVLNEDIDLAGTSICSQPEDDKYLDDVHLSELTHFYEVDIDQSMLDPGASDTMQGESRILNMIRQKSKEKTDFEAECCIVLDGMELQGESAIWTDSTSSVGAEGWFLQDLSNLAQFWECCSSSSSGDADGESFGGDSPIRFSPILDSTMLNSHMLAGNQELFSDINEGSGINSCFSVFEVQCSNSVLPFSFETLSLGNENADSSSTANILGKTQSRLLIWTKNSAFDENEHCSNLSTRTCSPWSHSEETRSDNETINIPYEESTQFNAEDINYVVPRVSSNYVDEEILDFLPEETCQQQARSLGEMPTLIFKKKSKLESVCGIQLEQKAESKDYETTQGCRESSPHGDGYSSGVIKDIWTNMTDRNSAAMVEIEGIEDELFSTDVNNYCCCLDTEAKVETLQEPNKAVQRSEYHLWEGQKENVEKRAFVSNDLSKVDGGDYTTPSKPWDVNQDKENSFILGGVYGELKTFNSDGEWAVVPPGHSKGSLLQCAASDVVTIAGTDVFMTPGNSFAPGHRQLWRPFVSFEQNEQSKSGDNGINKGFSFIFHEDLLGACGNFQVEEPGLEYSFSSFDLNNPFSQVLHVECSFEPEGIASFSPSFKPKSILCSDSDSEVLHPRICGVDRTQYRAIRISPRTHFRPISASELSPGGGSESEFESEKDEGGIAVPPQVDVFEDPQADLKPLEEDAEKEGHYYGKSELESGKFLPRLKKSGMEKSAQTSLDSQEESAGMLPVGNQDPCLECSMKESLEGRVVESSKVNCRIVEPREETGRFCSCKAGCHFPTYEDNPVSSGEHEERMSGSQEKQCWWEKALYSPLFPASQCEECYTNAKGENGVGELADVKEVSNDDEHLLDFNMVSSVYEARCADDINAEAKPNGFRKKIYSSDSSSSEDTASEGGSEWADPSICQCGAEVQKVTPKIINHWGDVWIVVNFVNE from the exons ATGCGCCCTATCTGTACAGTTGTTGTGGATGGTTTGCCATCTGAAAGCTCCTCAAGCTCTTATCCAGGCCCTGTATCTGTTTCTGAAATGTCTCTGCTACATGCTTTGGGTCCAGTGCAGACCTGGCTGGGACAAGAGCTAGAGAAGTGTGGCATTGATGCCATGATTTATACTCGGTATGTCCTCAGTCTTCTGCTGCATGATAGCTATGACTACGACCTGCAGGAACAG GAGAATGACATCTTCCTGGGCTGGGAAAAGGGAGCTTACAAGAAATGGGGAAAGAGTAAGAAAAAGTGCTCTGATCTAACACTagaggaaatgaaaaaacaGGCTGCTGTCCAGTGTCTTCGCTCTGCTTCTGATGAA AGTTCTGGGATTGAAACGTTAGTGGAGGAGCTTTGCTCCAAACTGAAAGATCTTCAGAGTAAGCaag aggagaagatTCACAAAAAGTTAGAAGGCTCTTTGACTCCTGAGACTGATTTATCTCCCACAGCAAAGGATCAAGTAGAAAt gtACTATGAAgcatttcctcctctttctgaAAAGCCAGTTTGCCTGCAGGAAATTATGACTGTATGGAATAAATCCAAAGTATGCTCTTACTCTAGCTCCTCATCTTCATCCACTGTTCCACCAACTAGCACGGATACATCTTCTCCAAAGGACTGCAATAGTGAAAGTGAAGTAACTAAAGACAGAAGTAATAAAGTATCTGCCACTGTACAGGAAAGAACCCAGCAGAAGAAGAGTAAAAACgagaaagaaaacaagtttAGTAACAGCACCGTTGAAGAGAAGCCTGTTTTGTACAAAAAGCAAGTCCGACATAAGTCTGAAGGAAAGATGCGTCCCCGCTCCTGGTCATCAGGATCCAGTGAGGCTGGCTCAAGTTCTAGTGGTAATCAAGGTGAATACAAGGCATCAATGAAATGTATTAAAGTAAGACACAAAACAAGAGAGGTTCGGAGTAAAAAAGGGCGGAATGGGCAGAGCAGGCTGTCAATGAAATCTGGTGAAAAGGTTGACAGAAAAGTCCACAgcggaagcagcagcagcagcagcagcgggtcCATCAAACAACTGTGCAAAAGAGGTAAAAGGCCATTAAAAGAAATTGGAAGAAAAGAAGCTGGCGGTAGTGATGGAAAAGATTTGTATTTAGACAGTAGAAATGAAAAGGAATATAAAGAAGAGCCCTTGTGGTATACTGAGCCGATTACGGAGTACTTTGTTCCTCTTAGCAGAAAAAGCAAGCTGGAGACTACGTACCGCAACAGAGAAGATATATGTGGAGTAACATCAGAGGCTGTAGAAGAGTTGTCTGAATCAGTGCATGGTCTTTGTATTAGCAACAATAATACTCATAAAACATACCTCGCAGCAGGTACTTTCATCGATGGTCACTTTGTAGAAATGCCTGCAGTTCTAAATGAGGATATTGACCTCGCTGGGACCTCAATATGTTCTCAACCAGAGGACGACAAATATTTAGATGATGTTCATCTATCAGAACTAACGCACTTCTATGAAGTGGATATTGATCAATCCATGTTGGATCCTGGTGCCTCAGATACGATGCAAGGGGAGAGTCGGATTTTAAATATGATTCGACAGAAGAGTAAAGAAAAAACTGATTTTGAGGCAGAATGTTGCATAGTGTTAGATGGAATGGAGTTGCAAGGGGAAAGTGCAATATGGACTGATTCGACCAGCTCTGTTGGTGCTGAAGGGTGGTTCTTGCAAGATCTTAGTAATTTAGCTCAATTTTGGGAGTGCTGTTCATCTTCTAGTTCTGGTGATGCAGATGGGGAAAGTTTTGGAGGAGATTCTCCGATCAGATTCTCCCCCATCCTAGACAGCACAATGCTTAATTCACACATGCTTGCTGGCAATCAAGAGCTTTTTTCAGATATTAATGAAGGGTCTGGTATAAACTCTTGTTTTTCAGTGTTTGAAGTGCAATGCAGTAACTCAGTTTTAccattttcttttgaaacacTCAGCTTGGGAAATGAAAATGCAGATTCTAGTAGCACTGCTAATATTCTTGGGAAAACACAGTCTAGATTGCTAATATGGACCAAAAATAGTGCCTTTGATGAAAATGAACACTGTTCTAATCTTTCAACAAGAACCTGTAGTCCATGGTCACACTCGGAAGAAACACGTTCAGACAATGAGACTATAAATATTCCATATGAAGAATCCACGCAATTTAATGCAGAAGATATTAATTATGTAGTTCCTAGAGTGTCTTCGAATTATGTAGATGAAGAAATTCTAGATTTTCTGCCAGAAGAAACCTGCCAGCAACAAGCTAGAAGTTTAGGAGAAATGCCCACTTTgattttcaaaaagaaatctaaGCTAGAATCTGTCTGTGGTATTCAGCTAgaacaaaaagcagaaagtaAAGACTATGAAACTACACAAGGGTGTAGGGAAAGCAGTCCACATGGAGATGGCTATAGCTCAGGGGTTATTAAAGATATTTGGACAAATATGACAGACAGAAATTCTGCAGCAATGGTAGAAATAGAAGGAATAGAAGATGAATTGTTTTCAACTGATGTAAATAACTATTGCTGCTGTTTGGATACAGAAGCAAAAGTTGAAACCCTCCAGGAACCCAATAAAGCAGTGCAAAGATCAGAGTATCACCTTTGGGAAGGTCAAAAGGAGAATGTAGAGAAGAGAGCCTTTGTCTCAAATGATTTATCAAAAGTAGATGGTGGTGACTATACCACACCATCAAAGCCCTGGGATGTTAACCAGGATAAAGAAAACTCATTTATACTTGGTGGTGTGTATGGGGAGCTCAAAACATTTAACAGTGATGGAGAATGGGCAGTGGTGCCACCTGGTCACTCAAAGGGGAGCTTACTGCAATGTGCAGCTTCCGATGTGGTGACAATAGCTGGTACAGATGTTTTTATGACTCCAGGTAATAGCTTTGCCCCTGGCCACAGGCAGTTATGGAGGCCGTTCGTATCATTTGAACAGAACGAGCAGTCCAAGAGTGGAGATAACGGAATAAATAAgggtttttcttttatcttccaTGAAGACTTACTGGGAGCTTGTGGTAACTTTCAAGTCGAAGAACCAGGGCTTGAATACTCATTCTCTTCCTTTGACCTGAACAATCCATTTTCACAAGTTCTTCATGTAGAGTGTTCGTTTGAGCCAGAAGGAATTGCGTCTTTCAGCCCTAGTTTTAAACCTAAGTCTATTCTGTGCTCTGATTCAGACAGTGAGGTTCTACACCCCAGGATATGCGGTGTTGATCGAACGCAGTACAGGGCTATACGGATTTCTCCGAGGACTCACTTTCGCCCAATTTCTGCATCTGAACTTTCTCCAGGTGGTGGAAGCGAGTCAGAATTTGAGTCAGAAAAAGATGAGGGAGGTATTGCTGTTCCTCCCCAGGTAGATGTATTTGAGGATCCACAAGCAGATCTCAAACCTCTGGAAGAAGATGCAGAAAAAGAAGGGCATTATTACGGAAAATCAGAGCTTGAATCTGGAAAATTCCTTCCCAGATTAAAAAAGTCTGGAATGGAGAAGAGTGCACAGACATCATTGGATTCCCAAGAAGAGTCGGCCGGGATGTTGCCAGTAGGAAACCAAGATCCCTGTTTAGAATGCAGTATGAAAGAATCTCTAGAAGGGAGAGTGGTGGAGAGCTCTAAAGTAAACTGCAGAATAGTGGAGCCACGTGAGGAGACTGGCAGGTTTTGCAGTTGTAAAGCAgggtgtcatttccccacgtACGAGGATAATCCTGTTTCTTCAGGAGAGCATGAAGAG AGAATGAGTGGCAGCCAGGAAAAGCAATGCTGGTGGGAAAAGGCGCTCTATTCTCCCCTTTTTCCTGCATCACAGTGTGAAG AGTGCTATACAAATGCCAAGGGAGAGAATGGTGTAGGAGAACTTGCAGATGTAAAGGAAGTATCCAATGATGATGAACATCTTTTAGATTTTAATATG GTGTCTTCTGTTTATGAAGCAAGATGTGCAGATGATATAAATGCTGAGGCAAAACCAAATGGCTTCAGGAAGAAGATCTACTCCAGTGATAGCTCCAGCTCTGAAGACACAGCTTCAGAAGGTGGAAGCGAATGGGCTGATCCAT
- the KIAA0232 gene encoding uncharacterized protein KIAA0232 homolog isoform X1: MRPICTVVVDGLPSESSSSSYPGPVSVSEMSLLHALGPVQTWLGQELEKCGIDAMIYTRYVLSLLLHDSYDYDLQEQENDIFLGWEKGAYKKWGKSKKKCSDLTLEEMKKQAAVQCLRSASDESSGIETLVEELCSKLKDLQSKQEEKIHKKLEGSLTPETDLSPTAKDQVEMYYEAFPPLSEKPVCLQEIMTVWNKSKVCSYSSSSSSSTVPPTSTDTSSPKDCNSESEVTKDRSNKVSATVQERTQQKKSKNEKENKFSNSTVEEKPVLYKKQVRHKSEGKMRPRSWSSGSSEAGSSSSGNQGEYKASMKCIKVRHKTREVRSKKGRNGQSRLSMKSGEKVDRKVHSGSSSSSSSGSIKQLCKRGKRPLKEIGRKEAGGSDGKDLYLDSRNEKEYKEEPLWYTEPITEYFVPLSRKSKLETTYRNREDICGVTSEAVEELSESVHGLCISNNNTHKTYLAAGTFIDGHFVEMPAVLNEDIDLAGTSICSQPEDDKYLDDVHLSELTHFYEVDIDQSMLDPGASDTMQGESRILNMIRQKSKEKTDFEAECCIVLDGMELQGESAIWTDSTSSVGAEGWFLQDLSNLAQFWECCSSSSSGDADGESFGGDSPIRFSPILDSTMLNSHMLAGNQELFSDINEGSGINSCFSVFEVQCSNSVLPFSFETLSLGNENADSSSTANILGKTQSRLLIWTKNSAFDENEHCSNLSTRTCSPWSHSEETRSDNETINIPYEESTQFNAEDINYVVPRVSSNYVDEEILDFLPEETCQQQARSLGEMPTLIFKKKSKLESVCGIQLEQKAESKDYETTQGCRESSPHGDGYSSGVIKDIWTNMTDRNSAAMVEIEGIEDELFSTDVNNYCCCLDTEAKVETLQEPNKAVQRSEYHLWEGQKENVEKRAFVSNDLSKVDGGDYTTPSKPWDVNQDKENSFILGGVYGELKTFNSDGEWAVVPPGHSKGSLLQCAASDVVTIAGTDVFMTPGNSFAPGHRQLWRPFVSFEQNEQSKSGDNGINKGFSFIFHEDLLGACGNFQVEEPGLEYSFSSFDLNNPFSQVLHVECSFEPEGIASFSPSFKPKSILCSDSDSEVLHPRICGVDRTQYRAIRISPRTHFRPISASELSPGGGSESEFESEKDEGGIAVPPQVDVFEDPQADLKPLEEDAEKEGHYYGKSELESGKFLPRLKKSGMEKSAQTSLDSQEESAGMLPVGNQDPCLECSMKESLEGRVVESSKVNCRIVEPREETGRFCSCKAGCHFPTYEDNPVSSGEHEERMSGSQEKQCWWEKALYSPLFPASQCEECYTNAKGENGVGELADVKEVSNDDEHLLDFNMVSSVYEARCADDINAEAKPNGFRKKIYSSDSSSSEDTASEGGSEWADPCEEELFSRTQL, encoded by the exons ATGCGCCCTATCTGTACAGTTGTTGTGGATGGTTTGCCATCTGAAAGCTCCTCAAGCTCTTATCCAGGCCCTGTATCTGTTTCTGAAATGTCTCTGCTACATGCTTTGGGTCCAGTGCAGACCTGGCTGGGACAAGAGCTAGAGAAGTGTGGCATTGATGCCATGATTTATACTCGGTATGTCCTCAGTCTTCTGCTGCATGATAGCTATGACTACGACCTGCAGGAACAG GAGAATGACATCTTCCTGGGCTGGGAAAAGGGAGCTTACAAGAAATGGGGAAAGAGTAAGAAAAAGTGCTCTGATCTAACACTagaggaaatgaaaaaacaGGCTGCTGTCCAGTGTCTTCGCTCTGCTTCTGATGAA AGTTCTGGGATTGAAACGTTAGTGGAGGAGCTTTGCTCCAAACTGAAAGATCTTCAGAGTAAGCaag aggagaagatTCACAAAAAGTTAGAAGGCTCTTTGACTCCTGAGACTGATTTATCTCCCACAGCAAAGGATCAAGTAGAAAt gtACTATGAAgcatttcctcctctttctgaAAAGCCAGTTTGCCTGCAGGAAATTATGACTGTATGGAATAAATCCAAAGTATGCTCTTACTCTAGCTCCTCATCTTCATCCACTGTTCCACCAACTAGCACGGATACATCTTCTCCAAAGGACTGCAATAGTGAAAGTGAAGTAACTAAAGACAGAAGTAATAAAGTATCTGCCACTGTACAGGAAAGAACCCAGCAGAAGAAGAGTAAAAACgagaaagaaaacaagtttAGTAACAGCACCGTTGAAGAGAAGCCTGTTTTGTACAAAAAGCAAGTCCGACATAAGTCTGAAGGAAAGATGCGTCCCCGCTCCTGGTCATCAGGATCCAGTGAGGCTGGCTCAAGTTCTAGTGGTAATCAAGGTGAATACAAGGCATCAATGAAATGTATTAAAGTAAGACACAAAACAAGAGAGGTTCGGAGTAAAAAAGGGCGGAATGGGCAGAGCAGGCTGTCAATGAAATCTGGTGAAAAGGTTGACAGAAAAGTCCACAgcggaagcagcagcagcagcagcagcgggtcCATCAAACAACTGTGCAAAAGAGGTAAAAGGCCATTAAAAGAAATTGGAAGAAAAGAAGCTGGCGGTAGTGATGGAAAAGATTTGTATTTAGACAGTAGAAATGAAAAGGAATATAAAGAAGAGCCCTTGTGGTATACTGAGCCGATTACGGAGTACTTTGTTCCTCTTAGCAGAAAAAGCAAGCTGGAGACTACGTACCGCAACAGAGAAGATATATGTGGAGTAACATCAGAGGCTGTAGAAGAGTTGTCTGAATCAGTGCATGGTCTTTGTATTAGCAACAATAATACTCATAAAACATACCTCGCAGCAGGTACTTTCATCGATGGTCACTTTGTAGAAATGCCTGCAGTTCTAAATGAGGATATTGACCTCGCTGGGACCTCAATATGTTCTCAACCAGAGGACGACAAATATTTAGATGATGTTCATCTATCAGAACTAACGCACTTCTATGAAGTGGATATTGATCAATCCATGTTGGATCCTGGTGCCTCAGATACGATGCAAGGGGAGAGTCGGATTTTAAATATGATTCGACAGAAGAGTAAAGAAAAAACTGATTTTGAGGCAGAATGTTGCATAGTGTTAGATGGAATGGAGTTGCAAGGGGAAAGTGCAATATGGACTGATTCGACCAGCTCTGTTGGTGCTGAAGGGTGGTTCTTGCAAGATCTTAGTAATTTAGCTCAATTTTGGGAGTGCTGTTCATCTTCTAGTTCTGGTGATGCAGATGGGGAAAGTTTTGGAGGAGATTCTCCGATCAGATTCTCCCCCATCCTAGACAGCACAATGCTTAATTCACACATGCTTGCTGGCAATCAAGAGCTTTTTTCAGATATTAATGAAGGGTCTGGTATAAACTCTTGTTTTTCAGTGTTTGAAGTGCAATGCAGTAACTCAGTTTTAccattttcttttgaaacacTCAGCTTGGGAAATGAAAATGCAGATTCTAGTAGCACTGCTAATATTCTTGGGAAAACACAGTCTAGATTGCTAATATGGACCAAAAATAGTGCCTTTGATGAAAATGAACACTGTTCTAATCTTTCAACAAGAACCTGTAGTCCATGGTCACACTCGGAAGAAACACGTTCAGACAATGAGACTATAAATATTCCATATGAAGAATCCACGCAATTTAATGCAGAAGATATTAATTATGTAGTTCCTAGAGTGTCTTCGAATTATGTAGATGAAGAAATTCTAGATTTTCTGCCAGAAGAAACCTGCCAGCAACAAGCTAGAAGTTTAGGAGAAATGCCCACTTTgattttcaaaaagaaatctaaGCTAGAATCTGTCTGTGGTATTCAGCTAgaacaaaaagcagaaagtaAAGACTATGAAACTACACAAGGGTGTAGGGAAAGCAGTCCACATGGAGATGGCTATAGCTCAGGGGTTATTAAAGATATTTGGACAAATATGACAGACAGAAATTCTGCAGCAATGGTAGAAATAGAAGGAATAGAAGATGAATTGTTTTCAACTGATGTAAATAACTATTGCTGCTGTTTGGATACAGAAGCAAAAGTTGAAACCCTCCAGGAACCCAATAAAGCAGTGCAAAGATCAGAGTATCACCTTTGGGAAGGTCAAAAGGAGAATGTAGAGAAGAGAGCCTTTGTCTCAAATGATTTATCAAAAGTAGATGGTGGTGACTATACCACACCATCAAAGCCCTGGGATGTTAACCAGGATAAAGAAAACTCATTTATACTTGGTGGTGTGTATGGGGAGCTCAAAACATTTAACAGTGATGGAGAATGGGCAGTGGTGCCACCTGGTCACTCAAAGGGGAGCTTACTGCAATGTGCAGCTTCCGATGTGGTGACAATAGCTGGTACAGATGTTTTTATGACTCCAGGTAATAGCTTTGCCCCTGGCCACAGGCAGTTATGGAGGCCGTTCGTATCATTTGAACAGAACGAGCAGTCCAAGAGTGGAGATAACGGAATAAATAAgggtttttcttttatcttccaTGAAGACTTACTGGGAGCTTGTGGTAACTTTCAAGTCGAAGAACCAGGGCTTGAATACTCATTCTCTTCCTTTGACCTGAACAATCCATTTTCACAAGTTCTTCATGTAGAGTGTTCGTTTGAGCCAGAAGGAATTGCGTCTTTCAGCCCTAGTTTTAAACCTAAGTCTATTCTGTGCTCTGATTCAGACAGTGAGGTTCTACACCCCAGGATATGCGGTGTTGATCGAACGCAGTACAGGGCTATACGGATTTCTCCGAGGACTCACTTTCGCCCAATTTCTGCATCTGAACTTTCTCCAGGTGGTGGAAGCGAGTCAGAATTTGAGTCAGAAAAAGATGAGGGAGGTATTGCTGTTCCTCCCCAGGTAGATGTATTTGAGGATCCACAAGCAGATCTCAAACCTCTGGAAGAAGATGCAGAAAAAGAAGGGCATTATTACGGAAAATCAGAGCTTGAATCTGGAAAATTCCTTCCCAGATTAAAAAAGTCTGGAATGGAGAAGAGTGCACAGACATCATTGGATTCCCAAGAAGAGTCGGCCGGGATGTTGCCAGTAGGAAACCAAGATCCCTGTTTAGAATGCAGTATGAAAGAATCTCTAGAAGGGAGAGTGGTGGAGAGCTCTAAAGTAAACTGCAGAATAGTGGAGCCACGTGAGGAGACTGGCAGGTTTTGCAGTTGTAAAGCAgggtgtcatttccccacgtACGAGGATAATCCTGTTTCTTCAGGAGAGCATGAAGAG AGAATGAGTGGCAGCCAGGAAAAGCAATGCTGGTGGGAAAAGGCGCTCTATTCTCCCCTTTTTCCTGCATCACAGTGTGAAG AGTGCTATACAAATGCCAAGGGAGAGAATGGTGTAGGAGAACTTGCAGATGTAAAGGAAGTATCCAATGATGATGAACATCTTTTAGATTTTAATATG GTGTCTTCTGTTTATGAAGCAAGATGTGCAGATGATATAAATGCTGAGGCAAAACCAAATGGCTTCAGGAAGAAGATCTACTCCAGTGATAGCTCCAGCTCTGAAGACACAGCTTCAGAAGGTGGAAGCGAATGGGCTGATCCATGTGAGGAGGAGCTTTTTTCTCGAACTCAACTGTAA